From bacterium, one genomic window encodes:
- a CDS encoding Gfo/Idh/MocA family oxidoreductase, translating into MDKLGTSIDRRTFLKSTSVSAAALGALSLAGPLSALAAGPKLRLAMVGTGSRGTGMWGTPLLEDYSDLLEFVGLCDINPERAVVAQSIIGTKAPTFTDFDQMIKTTRPDAVIVTTVDGYHWKYVCRAMELGCDVICEKPLCTEAAQAQAIIDTQKKTGRKLTVTFNARHEGSSMKLKELLASGEIGEIYSANYDEFLDRSHGADYFRRWHAFRQNSGSLFCHKASHHFDQLNWWIDSDPVEVTSHGKLNVYGYNGQFRHANCRVCTFKDKCPFFWDITKTPENMKLYVECEDNDGYYRDGCVFRNGIDIYDTMVSQIRYTNNVLVNYSLNAAVPYEGQFIVFNGSLGRIEVRNYDKQPWQVQHDAEIRVTKTDGTTRVIPVAHEDGEHGGADKRIRDMIFRPSGADPLGQKAGMRAGLMSSLIGIASYTSIDERGTVKIDDLVNWA; encoded by the coding sequence ATGGACAAGCTTGGCACCAGCATCGACCGCCGCACCTTCCTCAAGAGCACCTCGGTCTCGGCCGCCGCTCTGGGCGCGCTCAGCCTGGCCGGACCGCTTTCGGCCCTGGCCGCCGGGCCCAAGCTGCGCCTGGCCATGGTCGGCACGGGCAGCCGTGGCACCGGCATGTGGGGCACCCCCCTGCTGGAGGACTATTCCGACCTGCTCGAATTCGTCGGCTTGTGCGACATAAACCCCGAGCGGGCCGTGGTGGCGCAGTCGATAATCGGCACCAAGGCGCCCACGTTCACCGATTTCGACCAGATGATCAAGACCACCCGTCCGGACGCCGTGATCGTGACCACGGTGGACGGCTACCACTGGAAGTATGTCTGCCGGGCGATGGAGCTGGGCTGCGACGTGATCTGCGAAAAACCGCTCTGCACGGAGGCGGCCCAGGCCCAGGCGATCATCGACACCCAGAAAAAGACCGGGCGTAAGCTCACTGTCACTTTCAACGCCCGTCACGAGGGCAGCTCGATGAAGCTCAAGGAGCTGCTGGCCTCGGGCGAGATCGGCGAAATATACTCGGCCAACTATGATGAGTTCCTGGACCGCAGCCACGGCGCCGACTATTTCCGCCGCTGGCACGCTTTCCGTCAGAACTCTGGCAGCCTGTTCTGCCACAAGGCCTCGCACCATTTCGACCAGCTGAACTGGTGGATCGACTCCGATCCGGTGGAGGTCACCTCCCACGGCAAGCTGAATGTCTACGGATACAACGGACAGTTCCGCCACGCCAACTGCCGGGTCTGCACCTTCAAGGACAAGTGCCCGTTCTTCTGGGACATCACCAAGACCCCTGAGAACATGAAGCTGTACGTTGAATGCGAGGACAACGACGGTTACTACCGCGACGGGTGTGTGTTCCGCAACGGGATCGACATCTACGACACCATGGTTTCGCAGATACGCTATACCAACAACGTGCTGGTCAACTACTCGCTGAACGCGGCCGTGCCCTACGAGGGCCAGTTCATCGTGTTCAACGGCAGCCTGGGCCGGATCGAGGTGCGCAACTACGACAAACAGCCCTGGCAGGTGCAGCACGACGCCGAGATACGGGTGACCAAGACAGACGGCACGACCAGGGTCATCCCGGTGGCGCACGAGGACGGCGAGCACGGCGGCGCGGACAAGCGCATCCGCGACATGATCTTCCGCCCCAGCGGAGCCGACCCGCTGGGGCAGAAAGCCGGGATGCGCGCCGGCCTGATGAGTTCGCTGATCGGGATCGCCAGCTACACCTCGATCGACGAGCGCGGGACAGTCAAGATCGACGACCTGGTCAACTGGGCTTGA
- a CDS encoding amidohydrolase, producing the protein MDMLTERIPAWLRRPGVFAALAAAAVLLAAGCAGGPKEAADAVYYNGRVVTLDSVSTLAGAIAVRGGRIMAVGTDPEILRLAGPQTRKVDLGGRTVLPGLIEAHAHPESASTSELADSVPDVHSIDELLNWIRVEAESHADGEWIVHPKLFFTRLAELRAPTLAELDSVAPANPVFLDGSYGGSINSAAMRASGITEKTRHDGLLRDNKTGKLNGLVRFTAFPLIKVPDLDKYSQSEREQALARMIDRYNAAGFTSVTSGGLQRNQTAIWDSLRAHGKLNIRVFENIYIDFPLKGRTQEEIRADVAALGQPTCEGDDWIRTGRLKYVLDGGILTGTAYLSQPWGSKANALFGIDDPAYRGILRLNEDEFTMFCRAGAENGWSMTAHATGGGTVEMMLNAYETIAKERDIRPMRFSIIHGNFFSPESIRRMKELGVIAESQAAWFYKDADAMLAILGPERLRDFHDYRSLVDAGVVVSGGSDHMVRLDDRTSINPYSPWLAMWSMITRRTERGSVIDPEQAVTREEALRFYTVNNAFTQFSENEKGCLTPGRLADFIALDRDYFKCPEDEIKDIRVVLTVVDGREVWSAQ; encoded by the coding sequence ATGGACATGCTGACTGAAAGAATTCCGGCCTGGCTGCGACGGCCGGGTGTGTTTGCCGCACTGGCCGCGGCAGCGGTGCTGCTGGCCGCCGGTTGCGCCGGCGGGCCGAAAGAGGCCGCGGACGCAGTTTATTACAACGGACGGGTGGTGACCCTGGACAGCGTATCCACGCTGGCCGGTGCTATCGCGGTGCGCGGCGGACGGATCATGGCCGTGGGGACCGACCCCGAAATCCTGCGTCTCGCCGGGCCACAGACCCGGAAAGTCGACCTGGGGGGCAGGACAGTGCTGCCGGGGCTGATCGAGGCACACGCCCACCCGGAGAGCGCCTCCACGAGCGAGCTGGCCGACTCGGTGCCAGACGTGCACAGCATCGACGAGCTGCTGAACTGGATCCGGGTCGAGGCTGAAAGCCACGCGGACGGGGAATGGATCGTGCACCCGAAGCTGTTCTTCACCCGCCTGGCCGAACTGCGCGCCCCCACCCTGGCCGAGCTGGACTCCGTGGCCCCGGCCAACCCGGTGTTCCTGGACGGCTCGTACGGCGGCTCGATCAACAGTGCGGCCATGCGCGCCAGCGGGATAACCGAAAAGACGCGGCACGACGGGCTTCTGCGTGACAACAAAACCGGCAAACTTAACGGCCTGGTGCGTTTCACCGCGTTCCCCCTGATCAAGGTGCCGGACCTGGACAAATATTCGCAGTCCGAGCGGGAACAGGCCCTGGCCCGCATGATCGACCGTTACAACGCGGCAGGTTTCACCAGCGTCACCAGCGGCGGCCTCCAGCGCAACCAGACCGCGATCTGGGACAGCCTGCGCGCCCACGGCAAGCTGAATATCCGCGTGTTCGAAAACATTTATATCGATTTCCCGCTCAAGGGGCGCACGCAGGAAGAAATCCGCGCCGATGTGGCCGCCCTGGGTCAGCCCACCTGCGAAGGCGATGACTGGATCAGGACCGGCAGGCTCAAGTACGTGCTGGACGGTGGAATCCTGACCGGCACGGCCTACCTCAGCCAGCCCTGGGGCTCCAAGGCCAACGCACTTTTCGGGATCGACGACCCGGCTTACCGCGGTATCCTGAGACTGAACGAGGACGAGTTCACCATGTTCTGCCGCGCCGGGGCCGAGAACGGCTGGTCCATGACCGCCCACGCCACCGGCGGCGGGACAGTGGAGATGATGCTGAACGCCTACGAGACCATAGCCAAAGAGAGGGACATCCGTCCCATGCGTTTCTCCATCATCCACGGTAATTTCTTCAGCCCCGAATCCATCCGGCGCATGAAAGAGCTGGGCGTGATCGCCGAGTCGCAGGCCGCCTGGTTCTACAAGGACGCGGACGCCATGCTCGCGATCCTGGGGCCCGAGCGGTTGAGGGATTTCCACGACTACCGCAGCCTGGTGGACGCCGGAGTGGTGGTCAGCGGCGGCAGCGACCACATGGTGCGCCTGGATGACCGCACCTCGATCAACCCCTACAGCCCCTGGCTCGCCATGTGGAGCATGATCACCCGGCGCACCGAGCGCGGCAGCGTGATCGACCCGGAGCAGGCGGTCACCCGCGAGGAAGCCCTGCGTTTCTACACGGTGAACAACGCTTTCACCCAATTCTCCGAGAACGAGAAAGGCTGCCTCACCCCCGGCCGCCTGGCCGATTTCATCGCCCTGGACCGTGACTATTTCAAGTGTCCGGAGGACGAGATCAAGGACATCCGGGTGGTTCTGACCGTGGTGGACGGCCGCGAGGTCTGGAGCGCGCAGTGA
- the larA gene encoding nickel-dependent lactate racemase, whose translation MKVKLAYGKEGLELSLPDSLRAVVLESVYTEGLPDPESTLREALRRPIGCAPLSELARGEGKIGIVFSDITRPTPNRLLVGAILDELGQSAHGRVVLFNATGTHRANTPDELETMLGEEIASHYPIVQNDSGDRGSHLSIGSTTGGNEAWLHREYMNCQIKILTGFIEPHFFAGFSGGGKACMPGLAHIDTILRNHSVANLDNPKASWGVTAGNPVFEEIRQVTALAEPAFLVNVTLNRDKRVTGVFAGDWRLAHEAGCSFVRERAMLRVGAPFDIVVGSNSGYPLDLNLYQSVKGMSAAANIIKPGGAIIVAADCWDGIPEHGEFARLLREAASIDDLLAALHKPGFQSQDMWQAQLLALICKKAEVYVYSRNLSDGQIKGAHLRPCRDIEATVHELAAKVGPAARVGVLPEGPQTVPYISA comes from the coding sequence ATGAAGGTCAAGCTCGCCTACGGTAAAGAGGGCCTGGAGCTGAGCCTGCCCGACAGCCTGCGGGCTGTGGTGCTCGAATCGGTCTACACCGAGGGTCTGCCCGACCCGGAAAGCACGCTCCGCGAGGCCCTACGCCGGCCTATCGGCTGCGCGCCGCTTAGCGAGCTGGCCCGTGGCGAGGGGAAAATCGGCATTGTGTTCAGCGACATCACCCGTCCCACCCCCAACCGTCTGCTGGTCGGGGCCATCCTCGACGAGCTGGGGCAGTCGGCGCACGGGCGGGTGGTGCTGTTCAACGCCACGGGCACGCACCGCGCCAACACCCCGGATGAGCTGGAAACCATGCTGGGCGAGGAGATTGCCTCCCACTATCCAATCGTCCAGAACGACTCCGGCGACCGCGGGTCGCACCTGTCTATCGGCAGCACCACCGGAGGCAACGAGGCCTGGCTGCACCGGGAATACATGAACTGCCAGATCAAGATCCTCACCGGGTTCATCGAACCGCATTTCTTCGCCGGGTTCTCTGGCGGCGGCAAGGCCTGCATGCCCGGGCTGGCCCACATCGACACGATCCTGCGCAACCACAGCGTGGCCAACCTCGACAATCCCAAGGCCTCCTGGGGCGTGACCGCCGGCAATCCGGTCTTCGAGGAAATACGCCAGGTGACTGCCCTGGCCGAGCCGGCGTTCCTGGTGAACGTAACCCTCAACCGGGACAAGCGGGTCACTGGGGTGTTCGCCGGCGACTGGCGACTGGCCCACGAGGCAGGCTGCTCGTTCGTGCGTGAGCGGGCGATGCTGCGGGTGGGCGCTCCGTTCGACATCGTGGTGGGCAGCAACTCGGGCTATCCGCTGGACCTGAACCTCTACCAGAGCGTCAAGGGCATGAGCGCGGCGGCCAACATAATCAAGCCCGGCGGGGCGATCATCGTGGCCGCGGACTGCTGGGACGGCATCCCGGAGCACGGCGAGTTCGCCCGTCTGCTGCGCGAGGCCGCAAGTATCGACGACCTGCTGGCGGCCCTTCACAAGCCGGGCTTCCAGTCGCAGGACATGTGGCAGGCCCAGCTCCTGGCCCTGATCTGCAAAAAAGCCGAGGTGTATGTCTACAGCCGCAACCTGAGCGACGGGCAGATCAAGGGCGCGCACCTGAGGCCCTGCCGCGACATCGAAGCCACGGTGCACGAGCTGGCCGCCAAGGTCGGCCCCGCGGCCCGGGTCGGCGTGCTGCCCGAGGGCCCGCAGACCGTGCCCTATATCTCTGCCTGA
- a CDS encoding sulfatase, translating into MERMSRRDFARAGAAAALGALAAQVRSEAATMVDPNADRPNVIFFMTDDQRWDSLSRAGNPYLKTPNMDRIAGEGAYFTDCFVTNSLCGPSRATCLTGKYSHNNGVRINEGTFPLDEVTVLERARRECGYRTAFVGKWHNKPWGRDRVFDYYFGFRGQGEYIDPKIQENQEPEKVYQGWVEDILADHTLEFIRNSAAEKKPFFVCHWFKTPHQHCIPAERHKDLFKDVVFPKPASFDAGYEGKPRAVREADMKIGGEGTYSYVKDWQEFMRNYHRVLVGVDENVGRILDELDRLGVADNTLVIFTSDNGYFLGEFDFFDKRLMYEPSLRIPLLIRYPRRVKPGTVVDRFALNIDFAPTIMDYAGLMIPRGVDGRSLRPLLEGDTPCDWREDFLYEYYAYPDWHMVRPNKGVRSRRWKYIEYYDFPDHEFELYDLQTDPQELHNLYGKLEVKEVQEAMARRLYELRLQTGDPDLKFE; encoded by the coding sequence ATGGAGAGGATGTCGAGGCGGGATTTCGCCCGGGCCGGGGCTGCCGCGGCCCTGGGCGCCCTGGCGGCGCAGGTTCGGTCCGAGGCCGCGACTATGGTCGACCCGAACGCCGACCGGCCCAACGTGATATTTTTCATGACCGATGACCAGCGCTGGGACTCGCTGTCCCGGGCCGGGAACCCCTACCTCAAGACCCCCAACATGGACCGGATCGCGGGCGAGGGGGCCTATTTCACCGACTGCTTCGTCACCAACTCCCTCTGCGGCCCCAGCCGCGCCACCTGCCTGACCGGCAAGTATTCGCACAACAACGGCGTGCGGATCAACGAGGGCACTTTCCCGCTGGATGAGGTGACTGTCCTGGAGCGTGCCCGCCGCGAGTGCGGCTACCGCACGGCGTTCGTGGGCAAGTGGCACAACAAGCCCTGGGGCCGCGACCGCGTGTTCGACTACTATTTCGGCTTCCGTGGCCAGGGAGAGTACATCGACCCGAAGATCCAGGAAAACCAGGAACCGGAAAAGGTCTACCAGGGCTGGGTCGAGGATATCCTGGCCGACCACACCCTCGAATTCATCCGCAATTCCGCGGCTGAAAAAAAGCCGTTCTTTGTCTGCCACTGGTTCAAGACCCCGCACCAGCATTGCATCCCGGCCGAGCGGCACAAGGACCTGTTCAAGGACGTGGTTTTCCCGAAGCCGGCCAGCTTTGACGCCGGCTACGAGGGCAAGCCGCGCGCGGTGCGCGAGGCGGACATGAAAATCGGCGGGGAGGGGACCTACTCCTACGTCAAGGACTGGCAGGAGTTCATGCGCAACTACCACCGCGTGCTGGTGGGGGTTGACGAGAACGTGGGCCGCATCCTGGATGAGCTCGACCGTCTGGGCGTGGCCGACAACACTCTGGTGATCTTCACCTCGGACAACGGCTATTTTCTGGGTGAGTTCGACTTTTTCGACAAGCGCCTGATGTACGAGCCCTCGCTGCGCATCCCGCTGCTGATCCGCTACCCGCGGCGGGTCAAGCCCGGCACCGTGGTTGACCGCTTCGCCCTGAACATCGATTTCGCTCCCACGATCATGGACTACGCCGGGCTGATGATCCCGCGCGGGGTGGACGGGCGCAGCCTGCGGCCTCTGCTGGAGGGTGACACTCCCTGCGACTGGCGCGAGGATTTCCTGTACGAGTATTATGCTTACCCCGACTGGCACATGGTCCGTCCGAACAAGGGCGTGCGCTCCAGACGCTGGAAATACATCGAGTACTACGATTTCCCGGACCACGAGTTCGAGCTGTACGACCTTCAGACTGACCCCCAGGAACTGCACAACCTGTACGGCAAGCTGGAGGTCAAGGAGGTCCAGGAGGCCATGGCCCGCCGTCTGTACGAGCTGCGCTTGCAGACCGGCGACCCGGACCTCAAATTTGAGTAG
- a CDS encoding DUF438 domain-containing protein, which translates to MSGRIDNHALRIMTLGEIITRLHDGADSEIVKPLPALTVRETDSTRIASMEQELSPQRGLRGERRLFEYDNLENGD; encoded by the coding sequence ATGAGCGGGCGGATCGACAACCATGCCCTGCGGATCATGACACTTGGGGAGATCATCACCCGTCTGCACGACGGCGCGGACTCGGAGATTGTCAAGCCCCTGCCGGCCTTGACCGTGCGCGAGACCGACTCCACCCGGATCGCATCCATGGAGCAGGAGCTTTCGCCTCAGCGGGGACTGCGTGGCGAACGCCGTCTGTTCGAATACGACAACCTGGAAAATGGAGATTGA
- a CDS encoding DUF1858 domain-containing protein, with the protein MRRNIPITPQTKVAELLDAYPGLEAKLLSAVPAFEKLNNPVLRKTIARMATLENAANMAGLPVDKLIAALRKHVGQTETPETARPEEKTDGGSPAV; encoded by the coding sequence ATGAGAAGGAACATTCCGATAACGCCCCAGACCAAGGTGGCCGAGTTGCTGGATGCCTATCCCGGACTGGAGGCCAAGTTGCTCTCCGCGGTGCCGGCTTTCGAGAAGCTGAACAACCCGGTGCTGCGCAAGACTATCGCCCGGATGGCCACCCTGGAGAACGCCGCCAACATGGCCGGCCTGCCGGTGGATAAGCTGATCGCCGCGCTGCGAAAGCATGTCGGGCAGACAGAGACGCCGGAGACGGCCCGGCCGGAGGAAAAGACGGATGGCGGAAGCCCGGCCGTTTAA